GCCAGACCAACGAGGCTGTGCATGATAGCCACTAGCTCGGGCATCTGCGTCATTTGGACTTTGGTCGCCAGTTGGTATCCAACGGCCGCGCCCAGAGCGATCAGAACGATTGAGACGATGCCCAAGCCCTGACCCGGTCCGATCAGGGTGGCGACGACGGCGATGGCCATGCCGACGATCCCGTACCAGACCGCGCGCTTGGCGCTTTCCTGACCGCTGAGACCTCCAAGGCTGAGGATGAAAAGAACAGCCGCAACCGCATAGGCTGCAATAGTAAATCCGAATTCCATCTATCTGTCCCCTTACGATTTCTGGAACATGGCGAGCATGCGCCGTGTCACAAGAAAGCCGCCAAAAATATTGATCGAGGCCATAAAGACCGCCAACGCCGCGAGCAGCGTTATCAACAGCGAACTTGACCCAATCTGAATAAGCGCACCCAGAATGATGATCGACGAAATCGCATTCGTGACCGCCATCAGTGGCGTATGCAGCGAGTGCGCCACGTTCCAGATGACCTGAAACCCGATGAAGACGGACAGGATAAAAACGATGAAATGCTGCATGAAGCTGGCAGGCGCCACAAGCCCAACGGCCAGGAGCAAACCACCTCCGATCGCCAGCAGACCGATCTGATTGCGGGTCTGTTCCTTGAAGGCGGCGTTTTCAAGCTCGCGCTTTTCTTCTGGTGTCAGTTCCTTGACGGCAGCTTTCTTGGGTGCCGCCGCAATCGCTGCAACCTTGGGAGGTGGCGGCGGGAATGTGACCTCTTTGGCATGGGCGATGGTGGCACCACGGATCACGTCATCTTCCATATTATGATTGATCACACCATCTTTCTCCGGTGTGAGATCGGTCATCATGTGGCGAATGTTTGTCGAATAGAGCGTCGAGGCCTGCGCCGCCATCCGGCTTGGGAAATCCGTGTAGCCGATGATGGTAACACCATTGTCTGTCACGATTTTTTCATCCATGACCGTCAGTTTGCAGTTGCCGCCTTTCTCAGCGGCCAGATCGACGATGACCGAACCTGGCTTCATGGAATCAACCATGTCCTTGGTCCAAAGCTCCGGCGCTTCGCGGTTCGGGATCAGTGCAGTACAGATCACGATGTCCATGTCTGGCGCCAGTTCGCGGAACTTGGCGAGCTGTGCTGCGGTGAACTCCGGGCTGGAGACGGCTGCATATCCACCTGTGGCGGAGCCGTCCTGCTGTTCCTCGTCAAAATCAAGGAACACGAATTCCGCGCCCATGGATTCAACCTGTTCCGCAACCTCAGGGCGCACGTCAAAGGCATAGGTGATCGCGCCGAGGGAGGTGGATGTCCCAATCGCGGCCAGACCGGCAACCCCGGCCCCTACAACCAGAACCTTCGCCGGGGGCACTTTGCCCGCCGCTGTCACCTGGCCTGTGAAAAAGCGGCCAAAGTTGTTGCCTGCTTCAATGACCGCGCGATAACCCGCGATATTGGCCATAGAGGACAACGCATCCATTTTCTGAGCGCGGCTGATGCGGGGCACCATATCCATCGCAATCACGGTGGAGCCTTTCTTGGCAGCCGCTTCCATGAGATCGGTATTGCCCGCAGGATTGAAAAAGGAGATCAGTGTCTGACCATCGCGCAGACGTTTGACTTCGGCATCAGAGGGTGCCCGCACCTTGGCAACGACATCGGCGGCCTTCCACAAGGCCGCGGTGGTTTTGGCAACCGTTACGCCTGCGTCTTTGTAATCCGCATCCGAAAACCCAGCGGCCGCGCCGGCCCCGGTCTCAACAACACAGTCATGCCCCAGTTTTTGCAAATCCCTAGCCGAAGCGGGCGTCATTGCGACCCGTGCTTCACCGTCAAACGTTTCTTTTGGCGTCCCGATCTTCAATTTAAGCTCCCCCGTTTGGTCCTTTTTGCGCAAGATGGTGCGCAGAACTGGCTTGTCCACTACCGTCTACAAGCACAAGGTACAAGCGCAGGAAAAAATGTGAGCGCTCACGGTTGCACAGAACTCACACCCATCTGCGTGTTTTCTGGGCGTATCGTGCAAACTCGGTGCGGAATTCCCGGCGCATACGGTTTTCTTCGGGGATGATGAAACGTCTTTCTAAAACCCAAACCAACACAGGCACCAAAATCAGCGCCAAGATGGCATCCCACCACAAACACAGGCCTGCAAAGATCAATACATCCGCAAGATAAATCGGGTTCCGGGTACGTTTGAAGACACCTGATTGTATCAGATTTTCCGGGGTTTCATGCGGAATGATCGTCGTTTTGTGGCGTCTAAATTCCATCACGGCCAGAAGCGTCAAAACGATACCTGCCCCAACGAGCAATCCCGCCAGCAACGACGTCACCGGATGGTCGAGGCTGAGATTTAACGGATACGCCTTCGCCTGGACCCAGGCGATCGTCGCAAACAAAATCAACCAAACCGGGGGCATATCCAGCCACTTCACAAAGCACCAGAGGGGTCTTTTGGTTGCCAGAGTTGAATAGGATTGCCCTCAGGATCGACCAGACGTGCGAAGAAACCATTTGGATAGGTTTCGCCATCAACTTCGACCTTGATGCCCGCGGCTTCCAGTTGTGCCACCATTGCCTCCAGATCATCCACTCGAAAGTTGATCATCCAGCTTTTGGAAAAATCCCCGAAGTAAGCGCTGTCCTGGGTGAATGGTGCAAAAACCGTTGATCCACTGGCTTGTTGCCACACCTGCGCGTCGTAACTGTTAGGAACTTCGTCAATACCGAAGTGTTCGGAATACCACGCCGACAACTTCTTTGGCTCATGTGATCTGAAAAAGAAGCCGCCAATGCCTGTCACTTTCTGCATGATAACACTCCTATGTTGCACCGGTAAGTTTACCAATGACAATTTGGGGACCTATACACTGAACTAGCCAAATATCTATTGGCGAGATTGACTAATTTGGCTAGCTCAATCCCAAAAACAGAGACTGGCCCATGTCAGAGACACCTAGCACATTTGAGTTCTTCCAGGAATTCCCAAATGAGCAATCTGCGCGGAAGTTTTTGAGGCACGCCGTTGGGGTAATGCGCCTGTTTGCGACCACTGCGGTTCCGGTCATGTGTCCGAGCGCAAAGATCACAAGCCTATGGCATACCGCTGCATATCTTGCCGTAAGTATTTCAGCGTTCGCACTGGCACAGTTCTTTCCGTAAGCCGCCAATCACTGCAAAAATGGTTGTTGGTTATCCACATGCTTACCAGCGCGCGCAAGGGCATCCCAAGCACTCAGATGGCCCGCGAATTGGGCGTCACTCAGAAAACAGCATGGTTCCTTGCGCAGCGTCTCCGCGAAATGTGGCACAAGGATCAAGATGGTAGCGACATGGGTGAGCATACTCAGGTTGATGAAGCCTATATAGACAGCAAAGAAAGCAACAAGCACGCTGATAAGAAACTTCCTGCTGGCCGTGGCGCGGTAGGCAAGATTGCCGTTGTCGGGATGCGTGACCAGCACGACCAAGTTCGCGTAAAGCCTGTTGCTAGCACAAGCGCCGCGTCTCTGGTGGGCTTTATCGACAACAATGTCCTAGAAGGCGGCACGGTCGTTACCGACGAGTTCTGCTCGTGCAAGGGTCTTGCGGCGCAGGGATATATGCACAAGACAGTCCGTCAGTCAGTTGGCGAGTATGCGCGCGATATGGCGTACACCAACGGCATTGAAAGCTTCTGGGCGCTGCTAAAACGCGGTCACTACGGCGTTTATTACCACATGAGCGTCAAGCACTTGCATCGCTAGGTAAACGAGTTCTCATTCCGCCATGACACTTCGGCGGTCTGGAACAATGGATTTCATCGAAATGATGATTGATCGCATGGTCGAAAAGCCTCTGACCTACAAGGAATTGATTAATGGCTCAGAAGTCCGAAACTATTGAACCTATTTCCGACGGTTCGTTTGTCGACGTTGTTGACGCTGTCTTTAGAGGGCAAAGCAGGCCGCGCCCAAAATCCGCGAAAAGCACTCATGAAGGAATACTTCCTCTGGGCAACATTGATCTCAATGTCGCCGTATTGGAGGACGGTGCAAGAGTCATAAATCAGTCAGCAGTTTTTAAGGCGTTTGGCCATACAAAAAGAGGTCGTGCGGCAAATGAAATGCGCGTGCCCAATAGGCCTGCGTTTTTGGGTGCAAACAACCTACAACCTATATAAATAAGGACTTAGAGGAGGTGCTCAATATCATCCCTTATGAAGACTTAAGCGGCTCAGGTGTTGAAGGATATAACACTCTAATCCTTCCTAGGATTTGTCGTGTGTACCTAGACGCCCGCTAAGACGGGAAGCTATTGAAGCAACAAGCCCCACTCGCTAGAGCAAGCGAAGTATTGCTACCTGCTCTGGCTGACATCGGCATCACGGCCCTCGTAGATGAGGCTACTTGGTATCAGTATGACGGAAATACAGACGCACTCAGACTGCTTCTTTCAAGATACATTGAAGAGGGCCTACAGCGATGGTTGAGAACCTTGCCTGATGATGTCTTTAAGGAATTAGCAAGACTGTACGGAAACGAAAGTAAGAAATCCCAAAAACGTCCTCAGTACTATGGGCACTTCATTAACAGACACATTTTCGATCCGATTGAAAGCGGCTTCGTCAAAAACAAGTCGAACGGGTGAATATTGACAACGATGGAAAGCGCAAGGCCCACTTTAACTAGTGGCTCGCTGAGGAAGACCGGACAATACTCGTTCACCAAATTTGACGCGTTCAAGGCTTAGTGGAAATGTACTCCAGTATTGAAAATTTAAGAACGCGGCTGATAAGCAAAAGAAGGTGTCAATTGCGCCTGGTCTCTTTGACAACATGAACGACCCTATGCCATGCCGCTAAGCTCGATGCTGCCCGTGAGTTTTTTTGGATGCTCACCACCGTTTGCCCTACGGCTAGTTACGTGTATCGGTCCCATAATTTGGATAAACAATCACGGACGATCACTTGCACCTTGCCGCCCTGCGTTTAAGCTATTCTTGGAACGAATGGAGGAAAACCATGTCGCTGAAAGGCAAACACGCGCTGGTCACAGGCGGTGGTACGGGGATCGGACTCGCGATTGCTAAGGATCTGGCCGCGCTCGGATGTACCGTGACCATAACAGGTCGGCGCCAAGACGTGCTGGATAGCGTGGCCAGTGATCGGATTTTTGGCATGACAATGGATGTACGTGATGAGGCAAGCGTTGTGACCAGCATCGCGGCAGCGGTCGATGCCCACGGGCCGATTCAGATTTGCATCGCAAATGCCGGCATCGCGGAAGGGCGCGCAGTGCATAAAACCGACATGGAATTCTGGCGCAATATGATGTCGACCAATCTGGATGGTGCTTTTCTGACCATCCGCGAAGCATTGAAATCCATGCGCCAGACGGATTGGGGCCGTGTTATCGCTGTGTCATCCATCGCAGGATTGCGTGGTTTGCAAGGTGCGGCCTGCTACTCCGCGTCCAAGCACGGCATGATCGGGCTCATCAGGGCTTTGAGCGAAGACTATCTGGGCAAGTCCATCACTTTTAACGCACTCTGCCCTGCATATGTTGACACTGCAATTGTGGAGCGCAACACAAGCTCGATTTCGGCCCGCGCGGGCATTGACGCGGAAAAAGCAAAGGCGATCATGGTATCCGCCAACCGGCACAATCGTTTAATTGCGCCTGAAGAAGTCTCTGCCGCGGCGGTTTGGCTTGTCTCCAAAGGGTCTGAAAGCATCAACGGACAATCCATAGAAATTGCAGGTGGGCAAATGTAGCCGATCAAAAGGGTGGCCTGAAAGCCCACCCTACGGCGCGAACACAGGTAGGGTGGGCTTTCAGGCCACCGTTGTTCAACATCCATTAACCACGGCTGCGCTACCATAAGGCTATGTCGAACTACATCCGATCCAAAACGCCGGGCGCGACCTACTTCTTCACGGCATGTCTTGCTGATCGCAAAAGTACTTTGCTGACCGATCGGGTCGACTTGCTTCGCACGGCGACCCGCCTGACGCTGCAAAGATATCCCTTCTCCATCGACGCGATTATCATTTTACCAGCAAGCATTCAGACGATTTGGACGCTGCCCGAGGGAGATGCCGATTACAGCACAAGATGGAGTTTTCTGAAAAGCACCTTTTCCAGAGCGCTTCCTGCATCGCAGACCCGAACTGCCGTGCAAACATGCAGAAAAGAAAAGGGGATTTGGCAGAGGCGCTTTTGGGAGCATCGGATCAGGTCTGCGCGGGATTTGGCTTTGTACCGTAACCTCATTCACACCGCGCCGGTTCAGGCAGGTTTGGTTGACGCGCCGTCGGATTGGGCATGGACGTCGCTACATCGCGAATTGTTGGCGTCACATCGGACAGCGAACCCGCTAGTTCCGAGACGCCTCAGTGCACTAAAACAGAATGTCAAAAATCCGGCGGTCTAAAAGGCGCGGTTGTTATGCAACCTGTGTGACAGGAAGCGTTTGTCCTTTGGACCACGCACGCGCCGCCTCGCCAAAAGCTGCAAAAAGAGGCTTGGACACGGGATCCCGGGCCGCAGCATACTCCGGATGCCACTGAACAGACAGGGTGAACCCCGGCGCTCCGTCTATGTAAATCGCTTCAGGGGTTCCATCTGGTGCCACACCATCCACAATGACTCGCGCGCCAGAGGATTTGATCCCCTGTCCGTGCAGCGTATTGGTCATCACCTCGCGCGCGCCCGTCAATTTGTGAAACACGCCATTGTCGGTAAAGGAGACCGTGTGGCGATGTTCGAATTTCTCTTCCAACGTACCATCCGGCGGCATTCGGTGGTTCATCCGGCCCGGCAAATCTCTGATCTCGGGATAGAGCGACCCACCCATCGCGACATTCACTTCTTGAAAACCACGGCAAATTCCCAAAAACGGTTGGCCTCGCTCCACACATGCGCGTACCAGAGGCAGAGCGATGGCATCGCGCGCGCGGTCAAATTGACCGTGAGCGTCCGTCGCCGCCTCTCCATATTCCTCTGGATGAACATTTGGACGCCCACCTGTAAACAAAAAACCGTCACAGGTGGTAAGCAATTCTTCAACTGACACATAGTCCGGATTCGTCGGTATCATTATTGGCAAACACTCTGAAACGTCGGCAATCGCTTCGGAGTTCATTGTGCCACCGGCATGCACGGGGTATTCATCGTTCAACAAATAGTGGTTGCATATTATACCAACAACGGGCCGCGCCATCTGTGTCCCTCTCAACCATCTTTTGTATCTCTATAACATGCACTCAATGGGTTAACAGCCCATGACCGCGCAGACGTCTGTGCGCAGACGCTCATTGCCTTCCAGTGCCCAGATTTTAGGCCTCAGCCACAAGTCCCGCAGCATCGATCCCCGCAAGCCCAGCAATGACGTCATTGTCCGACGTGTCACCAGTAATTCCCACCGCGCCAATCACCGCACCCTTTTTGTCGCGCAACAGGATGCCGCCTGGGACTGGTACCAGTTTACCGTCAAAGGCGGCGTTCACCGCGTTGATAAAATAGGCCTGGCTTTCTGCCCGCGCCATTTGGGCGGAACTGGGAATGCCCAACATGACGGCGCCATAGGCTTTGCCATGTGCTACAGCAAAGCGGCCAGGGGATGCCCCGTCTTCGCGTTCGAAAGCCTGCACGTGCCCACCTGCATCCAACACAACGACGGATAGCGGCTTCAATTCCAATTCGCGTCCTTTTGCGAGGGTTTTGCGGATGATCGTGCGGGCTTTGTTCAGTGAAATTGTCATGTTTCGTCCCTATCGTTGATGCGCCATTTGGTGTTTGCAAATTCGCTGTTTGAGCGGTCACCGGGCCGCTTTAAGTTCCAATCGCCGCGCGTGCAAAACCGGCTCTGTATACCCCGAAGGCTGTGTGCGTCCCTTGAAAACAAGGTCGCAGGCCGCCTGAAACGCAATCCCGTCATATCCCGGTGCCATAGGCTGATAAAGCGGATCGCCCGCGTTCTGACCATCCACCACTTCGGCCATTTTACGCATAGCCTGCATGACGGCCTGCCCGTCCACCACACCGTGATGCAGCCAGTTGGCGATGTGTTGCGCGGAAATGCGGCACGTGGCGCGATCTTCCATCAGGCCGACGTTATTCATGTCGAGCACTTTGGAACATCCAACGCCCTGATCCACCCATCGCACAACATACCCCAGAATCCCCTGCGCGTTATTTTCGACTTCACGCTGTTTCTGTGCGTCGGTCCACTTTTGGTATTCTGCCAGCGGAATATTCAGCACCGTATCGACATATGCGCGTCGCCCGCCTTTCTTGAGTTTCGCCTGCACATCAAACACGTTGATCTTGTGGTAATGCAGCGCGTGCAGGGTGGCCGCGGTCGGACTTGGCACCCAAGCACAATTCGCACCCGATTTGGGGTGTTCGATTTTTTGTTCCAGCATGGCGGCCATCAGATCCGGCATGGCCCACATGCCTTTGCCGATCTGCGCGCGTCCCGACAACCCACATTCGAGCCCGATGTCCACGTTCTGATTCTCATATGCACCGATCCAGGTTT
This genomic interval from Paracoccaceae bacterium contains the following:
- a CDS encoding SDR family NAD(P)-dependent oxidoreductase, producing the protein MSLKGKHALVTGGGTGIGLAIAKDLAALGCTVTITGRRQDVLDSVASDRIFGMTMDVRDEASVVTSIAAAVDAHGPIQICIANAGIAEGRAVHKTDMEFWRNMMSTNLDGAFLTIREALKSMRQTDWGRVIAVSSIAGLRGLQGAACYSASKHGMIGLIRALSEDYLGKSITFNALCPAYVDTAIVERNTSSISARAGIDAEKAKAIMVSANRHNRLIAPEEVSAAAVWLVSKGSESINGQSIEIAGGQM
- a CDS encoding gamma-glutamyl-gamma-aminobutyrate hydrolase family protein — protein: MARPVVGIICNHYLLNDEYPVHAGGTMNSEAIADVSECLPIMIPTNPDYVSVEELLTTCDGFLFTGGRPNVHPEEYGEAATDAHGQFDRARDAIALPLVRACVERGQPFLGICRGFQEVNVAMGGSLYPEIRDLPGRMNHRMPPDGTLEEKFEHRHTVSFTDNGVFHKLTGAREVMTNTLHGQGIKSSGARVIVDGVAPDGTPEAIYIDGAPGFTLSVQWHPEYAAARDPVSKPLFAAFGEAARAWSKGQTLPVTQVA
- a CDS encoding VOC family protein → MQKVTGIGGFFFRSHEPKKLSAWYSEHFGIDEVPNSYDAQVWQQASGSTVFAPFTQDSAYFGDFSKSWMINFRVDDLEAMVAQLEAAGIKVEVDGETYPNGFFARLVDPEGNPIQLWQPKDPSGAL
- a CDS encoding heme-binding protein; protein product: MTISLNKARTIIRKTLAKGRELELKPLSVVVLDAGGHVQAFEREDGASPGRFAVAHGKAYGAVMLGIPSSAQMARAESQAYFINAVNAAFDGKLVPVPGGILLRDKKGAVIGAVGITGDTSDNDVIAGLAGIDAAGLVAEA
- a CDS encoding isoprenylcysteine carboxylmethyltransferase family protein: MKWLDMPPVWLILFATIAWVQAKAYPLNLSLDHPVTSLLAGLLVGAGIVLTLLAVMEFRRHKTTIIPHETPENLIQSGVFKRTRNPIYLADVLIFAGLCLWWDAILALILVPVLVWVLERRFIIPEENRMRREFRTEFARYAQKTRRWV
- a CDS encoding Re/Si-specific NAD(P)(+) transhydrogenase subunit alpha: MKIGTPKETFDGEARVAMTPASARDLQKLGHDCVVETGAGAAAGFSDADYKDAGVTVAKTTAALWKAADVVAKVRAPSDAEVKRLRDGQTLISFFNPAGNTDLMEAAAKKGSTVIAMDMVPRISRAQKMDALSSMANIAGYRAVIEAGNNFGRFFTGQVTAAGKVPPAKVLVVGAGVAGLAAIGTSTSLGAITYAFDVRPEVAEQVESMGAEFVFLDFDEEQQDGSATGGYAAVSSPEFTAAQLAKFRELAPDMDIVICTALIPNREAPELWTKDMVDSMKPGSVIVDLAAEKGGNCKLTVMDEKIVTDNGVTIIGYTDFPSRMAAQASTLYSTNIRHMMTDLTPEKDGVINHNMEDDVIRGATIAHAKEVTFPPPPPKVAAIAAAPKKAAVKELTPEEKRELENAAFKEQTRNQIGLLAIGGGLLLAVGLVAPASFMQHFIVFILSVFIGFQVIWNVAHSLHTPLMAVTNAISSIIILGALIQIGSSSLLITLLAALAVFMASINIFGGFLVTRRMLAMFQKS